One window of the Oncorhynchus gorbuscha isolate QuinsamMale2020 ecotype Even-year linkage group LG17, OgorEven_v1.0, whole genome shotgun sequence genome contains the following:
- the LOC124002053 gene encoding RNA transcription, translation and transport factor protein-like isoform X1, translating into MFRRKLTALDYHNPSGFDCKDETEFRNFIVWLEDQKIRHYKIEERGNLRNIPSSGWPKSFEQYLQDVNCPFTVEERQESVDWLLGLAVRLEYGDNGSPVEKYKNCPLATATEAAKPSDPLIHLDSSNPDFKAGVLGLASLLKIQRHDDYLVMLKAIRILIQERLTPEAIAKASQSKEGLPVALDKHILGFDTGDATLNEAAQILRLLHIEELRDLQTRINEAIVAVQAVIADPKTDHRLGKVGR; encoded by the exons ATGTTTCGAAGAAAACTGACAGCTTTGGATTACCATAACCCCTCTGGGTTTGACTGTAAAG ATGAGACAGAGTTCAGGAATTTCATTGTGTGGCTGGAGGACCAGAAAATCAGACACTACAAAATTGAAGAACGGGGCAACCTGAGGAATATCCCCAGCTCGGGATGGCCCAAGTCCTTTGAGCAG TATCTTCAAGATGTGAATTGCCCATTCACTGTCGAAGAGAGACAGGAGTCAGTGGACTGGTTGCTGGGTCTAGCCGTTCGGTTGGAATATGGCGACAATG GCTCCCCAGTTGAGAAGTACAAGAATTGTCCGCTAGCCACAGCCACCGAGGCGGCGAAACCCTCGGATCCCCTCATCCATCTGGACA GCAGCAACCCAGACTTTAAGGCTGGTGTCTTAGGCCTGGCTAGCCTGCTGAAGATCCAGCGTCACGACGACTACCTGGTCATGCTGAAG GCTATAAGGATCCTTATCCAAGAGAGGCTGACTCCAGAAGCCATAGCCAAGGCCAGCCAGTCGAAAGAG GGTCTCCCTGTGGCCTTGGACAAGCACATCCTCGGCTTTGATACCGGAG ACGCCACCCTGAACGAAGCGGCTCAGATCCTACGTCTGCTCCACATCGAGGAGCTACGTGACCTGCAGACCCGGATCAATGAGGCCATCGTAGCTGTCCAGGCCGTAATTGCAGACCCGAAGACAGACCACCGCCTGGGCAAGGTCGGCAGATGA
- the LOC124002053 gene encoding RNA transcription, translation and transport factor protein-like isoform X2 — protein sequence MFRRKLTALDYHNPSGFDCKDETEFRNFIVWLEDQKIRHYKIEERGNLRNIPSSGWPKSFEQYLQDVNCPFTVEERQESVDWLLGLAVRLEYGDNVEKYKNCPLATATEAAKPSDPLIHLDSSNPDFKAGVLGLASLLKIQRHDDYLVMLKAIRILIQERLTPEAIAKASQSKEGLPVALDKHILGFDTGDATLNEAAQILRLLHIEELRDLQTRINEAIVAVQAVIADPKTDHRLGKVGR from the exons ATGTTTCGAAGAAAACTGACAGCTTTGGATTACCATAACCCCTCTGGGTTTGACTGTAAAG ATGAGACAGAGTTCAGGAATTTCATTGTGTGGCTGGAGGACCAGAAAATCAGACACTACAAAATTGAAGAACGGGGCAACCTGAGGAATATCCCCAGCTCGGGATGGCCCAAGTCCTTTGAGCAG TATCTTCAAGATGTGAATTGCCCATTCACTGTCGAAGAGAGACAGGAGTCAGTGGACTGGTTGCTGGGTCTAGCCGTTCGGTTGGAATATGGCGACAATG TTGAGAAGTACAAGAATTGTCCGCTAGCCACAGCCACCGAGGCGGCGAAACCCTCGGATCCCCTCATCCATCTGGACA GCAGCAACCCAGACTTTAAGGCTGGTGTCTTAGGCCTGGCTAGCCTGCTGAAGATCCAGCGTCACGACGACTACCTGGTCATGCTGAAG GCTATAAGGATCCTTATCCAAGAGAGGCTGACTCCAGAAGCCATAGCCAAGGCCAGCCAGTCGAAAGAG GGTCTCCCTGTGGCCTTGGACAAGCACATCCTCGGCTTTGATACCGGAG ACGCCACCCTGAACGAAGCGGCTCAGATCCTACGTCTGCTCCACATCGAGGAGCTACGTGACCTGCAGACCCGGATCAATGAGGCCATCGTAGCTGTCCAGGCCGTAATTGCAGACCCGAAGACAGACCACCGCCTGGGCAAGGTCGGCAGATGA